The region CAAACATTTTAAGAAACGACAACAAACAATAAATTAATGGATAGAAACAAACAATTAGAGTACTGTAAAAAATGTACTAAACAGAAATTTGACCCGAAGCAAGGTATTATTTGTGGTTTGACAAATCAAAAGTCAGATTTTGAAAATGAATGCGAGTTTTTTGAAATCGACAAAGCAATAATTGTAGCTGAAACTGAAAAAAATAAAACTGAAAAGAAAAGTAATGTATCATTTGGATTCTCACCTAAACAAATTGATAATTTCCCTATTTCAGATTTAAATAAAAAGCAATTATCTGTAATAGCATTTGAAACAGCTAAGAAATTAAACTGGAATATTGGATTTATAAGCGAATCTGGATTTATCGCTTATACAAAATTCTCAATGAGTTCTTGGAGTGAAGAAATACAAGTAAAAATTGAAGTTGGGAATATTAATGTAAAGAGTGAATGTACAGGAAATCAATTTATTGATTGGGGTAAGAATAGAAAAAATATAGATTCTTTTTTTGAAACTTTTAAAAAGACAAAAGAAGAAATTGATAAATCAAGTCTTGAAGAGCGATATTCCGAGTTGTCGAAGGAATTTGTTAGTGCTGATGACGATATCATTAATCCACCTTTAAATAAAAAAGAAAAAGTTTCAGGATTTTTTTCTCTTTTATATCCTACAGACGGCTATTTCATTACTCCGATAATTGTAATACTAAACATTTTACTTTTTGCTGTGATGGCAATAGCTGGGGTGCATTTGATTTTGCCCTCAAATGAAAGCTTGCTTCTATGGGGAGCAAATTTTAGACCAGCAACTATAGACGGTGAATTGTGGAGATTATTTACTAGTACATTTATTCATATTGGAATATTTCATTTATTAATGAATATGTATGCACTTGTCTACATCGGTTTACTGCTTGAGCCATACTTAGGAAAATCAAGATTTTTAAGTGCATATTTAATTGCAGGAATATCAGGTAGTGTTGCGAGTATATTTTGGAATGAATTAACAATTAGTGCAGGTGCATCAGGAGCCATATTTGGAATGTACGGAGTATTTATAGCTTTACTAACGACCAAGTTAATTGAAAAATCCGCTAGAAAATCTCTTTTAATTAGCATTGGAGTTTTTGTTTTCTACAATTTAATAAATGGCTTAAAAGGAGGCATTGATAATGCAGCTCACATAGGAGGATTAATTAGTGGCTTAATAATAGGTTACTCATCCTATCCAAGTTTAATTAAGCCGAATAAAATACTCAAACCAATAACTATCGGAATTTTAGTTTTAGTTTTCTCAATTGGTTCTTTTGCAATTGTAAAAAACACAACAAGTGACATTGGAAAATATGATGCTGATATGCAAATATTTGTGAGACTCGAAGAAAAGGCACTTGGACTTTATAGAATGCCAAGGTTTTCTTCAGACGCAGAACTTCTTAATGAATTACAAAATAATGGCATTAAGAATTGGGAAGAATGTCTAAAAGTGTTAGAAAAGATTGAATCATATGAATTACCTTCTATTATTTGTATAAGAAATGAACGACTAAGAGAATACTGTGAGTTAAGAATAAAAAGTTACAGAACCATTCAAAAAGCAATAACCGAAAATACAGACAAGTATGATAGTGAAATATCTAACTACAATATGGAAATTGAGAAAATAATTGAAGAATTAACAAATCCGAAATAAAAAAACGTTTGCCAACAAGGGTTTAATAAAATGCAGGCTATCAGCGGATTAGGATACTTTATCGTTTCAATCCAGCGTCCTCATCGTGGGACGATGACGATGTTCCAACCGCCTGCACTTTATCAACCCCCAGCCGTTGTGCAAAATTGAAGATGAATCACCAGAATTCAATAACTAAACTAAATCATTATGAAAAGATTTTTAATGACAATTATTCTTGGGATAATTATATATTCCGCATTTGGTCAAACTGAATTAAAAAGAATAAAGATAAAAGATAAAGAAAAATCTGTTGTAGAAACATATTATGTGTTAAAAAATGACAGGAATATCAAAAATGGTGAATATTCAAGATTTGTAAATAATAAAAAAGTAACAACCGGACAATATGCCAATAATAAAAAAACAGGTATCTGGACTTATTACGACACTGATAATTCTGTTGATTTAAAATATGATTACGATAAAGATTCTGTTATATTTGTTAACATACAGAATGATACGTCTGAACTAGATAGGCCTACAATTTATTTAGGTAGTTTATATGAAGCTAGATATACCATAATGACCAACTTACGATATCCAGAAGTAGCAGTAGTAAATGGGAAATCAGGTCGAATTCTGATTGATATTTTTATAAATAAAGAAGGAGATGTTTATGATTATAAAGTTCAAAAAAGCGTATATCCCGCTTTAGATAATGAAGCATTAAGAGTAGTTAAATTAATTCCACAAAAATGGTTACCTTCTATTAAAAGTGGAGAACCAATTGAATCCAAGTATACATTTCCCGTTATTTTTGTATTACAATAAGATAAAATTATGTTTAACTAAAAACAAAATGGACAAATGAAGACCAAAATTTCTAGAGCTTTAATTTTATTATTTCCATTATTTATTGCTAGCTGTGCAGCAACTTACAAGCCAATTAATCCTCCATCAGTTTACTATGATTCTCATGAATTAAAAGACG is a window of Methanofastidiosum sp. DNA encoding:
- a CDS encoding energy transducer TonB; this translates as MTIILGIIIYSAFGQTELKRIKIKDKEKSVVETYYVLKNDRNIKNGEYSRFVNNKKVTTGQYANNKKTGIWTYYDTDNSVDLKYDYDKDSVIFVNIQNDTSELDRPTIYLGSLYEARYTIMTNLRYPEVAVVNGKSGRILIDIFINKEGDVYDYKVQKSVYPALDNEALRVVKLIPQKWLPSIKSGEPIESKYTFPVIFVLQ
- a CDS encoding rhomboid family intramembrane serine protease, which encodes MDRNKQLEYCKKCTKQKFDPKQGIICGLTNQKSDFENECEFFEIDKAIIVAETEKNKTEKKSNVSFGFSPKQIDNFPISDLNKKQLSVIAFETAKKLNWNIGFISESGFIAYTKFSMSSWSEEIQVKIEVGNINVKSECTGNQFIDWGKNRKNIDSFFETFKKTKEEIDKSSLEERYSELSKEFVSADDDIINPPLNKKEKVSGFFSLLYPTDGYFITPIIVILNILLFAVMAIAGVHLILPSNESLLLWGANFRPATIDGELWRLFTSTFIHIGIFHLLMNMYALVYIGLLLEPYLGKSRFLSAYLIAGISGSVASIFWNELTISAGASGAIFGMYGVFIALLTTKLIEKSARKSLLISIGVFVFYNLINGLKGGIDNAAHIGGLISGLIIGYSSYPSLIKPNKILKPITIGILVLVFSIGSFAIVKNTTSDIGKYDADMQIFVRLEEKALGLYRMPRFSSDAELLNELQNNGIKNWEECLKVLEKIESYELPSIICIRNERLREYCELRIKSYRTIQKAITENTDKYDSEISNYNMEIEKIIEELTNPK